One stretch of Prunus persica cultivar Lovell chromosome G1, Prunus_persica_NCBIv2, whole genome shotgun sequence DNA includes these proteins:
- the LOC18792052 gene encoding integrator complex subunit 6 homolog, translating into MDSGNSGSMSSSGEDQDHETSRPESLPGYLNSPTQFGSSDPILHPSLLSHYQNHNHQPTTTATLFDHHNYNYDHHNLHTTLSHQIPQSNTSNPNFMPDPRSTRPNSTNPIPNPPPSSHHQGPSRASSSSAAAQTRNSKKRTRASRRAPTTVLTTDTSNFRAMVQEFTGIPAPPFAASSSSSSSFSRRFDMFGSGMRSAHHLDTLGPLYPLRPSAQKVQQPTPFLSSNNSPSNSALLMMSNSGGLVDATNIATTSNNSNNNFNPTTYQLLNQGLFPSMQNPILTFQHEQQPHPFHSSSMNLASFGARPARGVIGNLAMHSSLEDPLGGMSHGSYTSQLGGGVGGSSLDSSHVAASGGHNGWRDHGVGSNDGRLSAALDQHLRPNLDKCLEMNNVNSNTRGEGTVESWICPNSE; encoded by the coding sequence ATGGATTCTGGTAATAGTGGAAGTATGTCTTCAAGTGGTGAAGATCAAGACCATGAAACCTCACGACCCGAATCCCTCCCGGGTTACTTGAATTCTCCAACCCAATTCGGTTCTTCCGACCCAATATTACACCCTTCTCTCCTTTCTCATTACCaaaaccacaaccaccaaCCCACCACTACCGCTACACTTTTTGATCATCATAATTACAATTATGATCACCACAATCTCCACACAACATTGTCTCATCAAATACCCCAATCCAACACTTCAAACCCCAATTTCATGCCCGACCCAAGATCCACCCGACCCAACTCCACCAACCCAATTCCCAACCCACCACCCTCATCCCACCACCAAGGACCTAGCCGAGCTTCATCCTCATCAGCGGCAGCGCAGACCCGAAACTCCAAGAAGAGGACCAGAGCATCTAGAAGAGCACCAACCACTGTGCTGACCACCGACACATCCAACTTCCGAGCAATGGTGCAGGAGTTCACTGGCATCCCAGCTCCCCCATTTGcagcctcctcctcctcatcctcgTCGTTTTCGCGACGGTTCGATATGTTTGGCTCTGGAATGAGATCTGCTCATCATTTGGACACGTTGGGGCCTCTCTACCCTCTGCGTCCCTCAGCTCAAAAGGTCCAGCAACCAACCCCATTTCTCTCTTCTAATAATTCTCCTTCTAATTCTGCATTGTTGATGATGAGCAATAGCGGCGGTTTGGTGGATGCCACTAATATTGCTACCACTAGTAACAATAGCAACAACAATTTCAACCCAACAACTTACCAATTGCTAAACCAAGGCCTCTTCCCCAGCAtgcaaaacccaattctcacATTTCAACATGAGCAGCAGCCACATCCTTTCCACTCTTCTTCAATGAATTTGGCCAGCTTTGGGGCAAGGCCTGCTCGGGGAGTGATTGGTAATTTAGCCATGCATTCATCTCTTGAGGACCCATTGGGGGGCATGAGCCATGGATCATACACAAGCCAGcttggtggtggtgttggggGATCATCACTGGACAGCAGCCACGTGGCAGCTTCAGGTGGGCACAATGGCTGGAGGGATCATGGAGTTGGATCAAACGATGGGAGATTGTCAGCAGCACTGGATCAGCATTTGAGGCCTAATTTGGACAAGTGCTTGGAGATGAACAATGTTAATTCTAATACCAGAGGTGAAGGTACAGTTGAGTCTTGGATTTGTCCTAATTCTGAGTAG
- the LOC18794034 gene encoding uncharacterized protein LOC18794034, giving the protein MKMKMKAEALTLLLVNLAGIMERADESLLPGVYKEVGAALHTDPTGLGSLTLFRSIVQSACYPVAAYLAVRHNRAHVIALGAFLWAAATFLVAFSSTFFEVAISRALNGIGLALVAPAMQSLVADSTDDRNRGMAFGWLQLTGNLGSIIGGLCSILIAPITFMGIPGWRISFHLVGLISVLVGILVRLYATDPHFPDGETKDSSQSSGNSLWSQVKELAQEAKSVIKIPSFQIVVAQGVTGSFPWSALSFAPMWLELTGFSHGKSAFLIALFVIGSSLGGLFGGKMGDILSIHLPNAGRIILAQISSASAIPLAAILLLVLPDNPSTVVIHGLVLFIMGFLISWNGPATNNPIFAEIVPERSRTNVYALDRSFESILSSFAPPVVGILAQHVYGYIPVAKGSSASEEIATDRGNASSLAKALYTAIGIPMALCCVIYSFLYCTYPRDRERAQMDALIESEMQQIELENSPTGEYSRVRFPESEEPYVNDRTVIEVDYEGEDALDADADDDEQTLLYRQLTFSNLSPQ; this is encoded by the exons atgaaaatgaaaatgaaggcAGAGGCTTTGACGTTGCTGCTGGTCAACTTGGCCGGAATCATGGAGAGAGCCGACGAGTCGTTGTTGCCTGGCGTCTACAAGGAGGTTGGCGCAGCTCTGCACACTGACCCGACTGGGCTCGGCTCGCTCACTCTCTTCAGGTCCATTGTGCAGTCGGCTTGCTACCCAGTAGCGGCCTACCTGGCGGTGCGCCACAACCGGGCCCACGTCATCGCCCTCGGTGCCTTTCTCTGGGCCGCCGCTACTTTCCTCGTCGCATTTTCCTCCACTTTTTTTGAG GTGGCTATATCCAGAGCTTTGAATGGGATTGGCCTTGCTCTAGTTGCTCCTGCTATGCAGTCCCTTGTGGCCGACTCAACTGATGACAGGAACCGAGGTATGGCTTTTGGATGGCTTCAACTAACTGGAAACCTTGGTTCGATAATTGGTGGGCTTTGTTCCATATTGATAGCTCCAATAACTTTCATGGGAATTCCTGGCTGGAGGATTTCCTTTCACCTTGTTGGACTAATTAGTGTTCTAGTCGGCATTTTAGTCCGTCTGTATGCCACTGACCCGCACTTTCCAGATGGTGAAACAAAAGATAGCAGTCAGAGTTCTGGTAATTCCTTGTGGTCACAAGTCAAGGAGCTAGCTCAAGAAGCCAAGTCAGTTATTAAAATTCCTTCTTTCCAGATTGTTGTGGCACAAGGTGTTACTGGTTCATTTCCCTGGTCAGCATTGTCATTTGCGCCCATGTGGCTGGAACTTACTGGCTTCTCTCATGGGAAATCTGCTTTCCTTATCGCCTTGTTTGTAATTGGTAGTTCGCTTGGGGGCCTGTTTGGAGGTAAAATGGGGGATATCCTTTCCATCCATCTACCAAATGCAGGAAGGATAATACTAGCCCAGATAAGCTCTGCGTCTGCCATCCCTCTTGCAGCAATTCTTCTGCTTGTATTACCTGATAATCCATCTACAGTTGTCATCCATGGTTTGGTCTTGTTCATTATGGGATTCTTAATATCTTGGAATGGTCCAGCTACAAACAA TCCAATTTTTGCGGAGATAGTTCCTGAGAGGTCCAGAACAAATGTATATGCTTTGGACAGATCTTTCGAGTCCATACTCTCATCATTCGCTCCTCCAGTAGTTGGGATATTGGCTCAGCATGTTTATGGTTATATACCAGTTGCTAAAGGGTCCAGTGCATCCGAAGAGATTGCCACAGATAGAGGGAATGCTTCATCGTTGGCAAAAGCACTCTACACAGCAATAGGAATTCCAATGGCTCTCTGTTGTGTTATCTACTCATTCCTATATTGCACCTACCCGAGAGACAGGGAGCGGGCTCAGATGGACGCTTTAATAGAATCAGAGATGCAACAAATAGAATTAGAGAATTCACCTACAGGAGAATATTCACGTGTTCGGTTTCCTGAGTCGGAAGAGCCATATGTGAACGATAGAACTGTGATTGAAGTGGACTATGAGGGCGAGGATGCTCTGGATGCTGATGCTGATGATGACGAGCAGACATTGCTGTACCGTCAGTTAACATTCTCCAATTTGAGCCCACAGTAA